One stretch of Qipengyuania gelatinilytica DNA includes these proteins:
- a CDS encoding glycosyltransferase family 4 protein, with protein MSKPNDGIPPHVLHIYPDREAAELIAHYGRKLRHTIVTDDDLVMQAMPKGLTLKQASHFPPLEGVPTPGRLQKLARAMTPFDLVLTHGWGAMDAAMAHTLFKDAMQLPPLIHHEFSLGEAEAKRPSKRRTWYRRIALGKSSGLVVPSEKLEEAALVDWQQPLGRVKRIAPGVDTKLFAKQPKPDGFRVIKRSGEFWLGTHVDQADAQDLSMLVRAFSTLGVDWHLIVLGEGAGRVEAEQTIDALELNDRVHWVGTTAQPGKVMGLLDIFAVAADAGHFPEAGVQAMAAGVPLVVPDEGELAHTVAQANHPWLFQKGDETALGEKLGGLARDKTERRTVGEANRAHAVSSLDRDKTVATYRRLYGSAMRIEL; from the coding sequence ATGAGCAAACCCAACGACGGCATCCCGCCGCACGTCCTGCACATCTACCCCGACCGCGAGGCGGCAGAGCTGATCGCGCATTACGGACGCAAGCTGCGGCATACGATCGTCACCGATGACGATCTAGTCATGCAGGCGATGCCGAAGGGGCTGACGCTCAAGCAGGCATCGCATTTCCCGCCGCTCGAGGGTGTTCCTACGCCGGGCCGCCTGCAGAAGCTCGCCCGCGCGATGACGCCCTTCGACCTCGTGCTGACTCATGGCTGGGGGGCGATGGATGCGGCGATGGCGCACACGCTGTTCAAGGACGCGATGCAACTTCCGCCGCTGATCCACCACGAGTTCTCGCTCGGTGAGGCCGAGGCCAAGCGCCCTTCCAAGCGGCGGACATGGTATCGCCGGATCGCGCTGGGCAAGTCTTCGGGTCTCGTGGTGCCGTCGGAGAAACTGGAAGAGGCGGCGCTGGTCGACTGGCAGCAGCCGCTCGGCCGCGTGAAACGCATCGCACCCGGTGTCGATACGAAACTGTTCGCCAAGCAGCCCAAGCCCGATGGCTTCAGGGTCATCAAGCGGTCCGGCGAATTCTGGCTCGGCACGCATGTCGATCAGGCAGACGCGCAGGACCTGTCGATGCTTGTGCGCGCTTTTTCGACGCTCGGCGTGGACTGGCACCTGATCGTACTGGGCGAGGGCGCAGGGCGCGTCGAGGCGGAACAGACCATCGATGCGCTCGAACTGAACGACCGGGTGCACTGGGTCGGCACGACAGCGCAGCCCGGAAAGGTCATGGGCCTGCTCGATATCTTCGCCGTTGCAGCCGATGCGGGGCACTTCCCCGAGGCCGGGGTGCAGGCCATGGCGGCTGGCGTGCCGCTGGTGGTGCCCGACGAGGGCGAGCTTGCGCATACCGTTGCGCAAGCCAACCACCCCTGGCTCTTCCAGAAGGGCGACGAGACGGCGCTCGGAGAAAAACTGGGCGGTCTCGCAAGGGACAAGACAGAACGCCGCACGGTTGGCGAGGCCAATCGCGCGCATGCCGTTTCCAGCCTCGATCGCGACAAGACCGTCGCAACCTATCGCCGCCTTTACGGCAGCGCGATGCGGATCGAGCTGTAG
- a CDS encoding alpha/beta fold hydrolase → MDTDFSERSWQSPDGLELYFRDYAGDKLPVLCLHGLTRNSRDFEGLAPFVAEKGHRVIVPDMRGRGQSAYADDSATYAVPTYIADVMALLEQEGIDRFVSIGTSMGGLMTMLIAQLAPQRLAGALINDIGPVVDPRGIDKIKTYLGKGGSFPTWMHAARSLEEVHGDSHPGFDTNDWIAMAKRSMTLCNNGRIAFDYDMKIADPFNEVDDNAVPPDLWPGFEALAGKPLVLVRGEVSEILSADTLAEMQKRAPDADTVVVPQAGHAPTLDEPEVRSAVEALLASVK, encoded by the coding sequence ATGGATACCGATTTCAGCGAGCGCAGCTGGCAGAGCCCCGACGGGCTGGAGCTGTATTTCCGCGATTATGCGGGCGACAAACTGCCCGTCCTGTGCCTTCACGGCCTGACCCGCAACAGCCGCGATTTCGAGGGGCTGGCGCCTTTCGTTGCGGAGAAAGGTCACCGCGTCATCGTGCCCGACATGCGCGGACGCGGCCAGAGCGCCTATGCCGATGACAGCGCGACCTATGCCGTGCCGACCTATATCGCGGACGTGATGGCACTGCTCGAGCAGGAAGGTATCGACCGTTTCGTCTCCATCGGCACGTCGATGGGCGGTTTGATGACCATGCTGATCGCCCAGCTTGCCCCGCAGAGGCTGGCGGGCGCGCTGATCAACGATATCGGGCCGGTGGTCGACCCGCGCGGGATCGACAAGATCAAGACCTATCTCGGCAAGGGCGGGAGCTTCCCCACCTGGATGCACGCTGCCCGCAGCCTCGAGGAAGTGCACGGAGACTCGCATCCCGGTTTCGACACGAACGACTGGATTGCCATGGCCAAGCGGTCGATGACGCTGTGCAACAATGGCCGCATCGCGTTCGATTACGACATGAAGATCGCCGATCCCTTCAACGAGGTCGACGATAATGCCGTCCCGCCCGACCTGTGGCCGGGTTTCGAGGCGCTGGCGGGCAAGCCGCTCGTGCTCGTGCGCGGCGAAGTTTCCGAGATCCTCAGCGCTGATACGCTGGCAGAGATGCAGAAGCGTGCGCCCGATGCGGATACCGTGGTGGTCCCTCAGGCAGGCCATGCGCCGACGCTGGACGAACCCGAAGTCCGTAGCGCGGTCGAAGCGCTGCTCGCCTCCGTCAAATGA